The following DNA comes from Bacteroidales bacterium.
AAAGTGTTTCAGTAGAATACCACTCGTTCTGGTATCCTCTGCCAAGATGCAATCAACCTCTTTCAATACTCTTAAAGCACGTAGAGTTATATCTTCGAGATTACCAACGGGAGTGGGAACAATATATAGTTTTGCCATCTCTTTTATTCAAAACATTGTTTAACTCTCTCAATAAACTCAATAACCAAATCTTCAGTCTCAACATCAGAGGCAAAATATTCGTTGATATACTCCATCGCATCATTAAACGACTCTGCTTCATCTATGCTATCAAACATATCGGTCATATCAACGTCGCTGTTACCAAACAACTCTCTTTTGTATAGGAATATGTCATTTATACTCAATACCGAGCGAATCTTTTTGTGATTACATTTTTTGAAACTCTCTTTTGTGGCAAAGAGGTCAATATCTTTATTGGTTGTAATAGAGTTTTCATCATCCTCAACACACTTCTCAACCTCTTCTTTATCATCAATGTACTCAACATCAAATGGAGGCTCATCTTCATTTTCAAGGTCACTATAAACGTAAGTATCCTCTTTCTTTTCTATTGTTTCCTCCACTTCTGTATCTTGGGTATCAATGTAATTATCTTCCTCTGTCAAAGAGGTATCCTCGTCAATTTCAAACTCTTGAACATCAGTCTTAACCTCTTGTGGGGTATAATCATATTCTCTATTATCAACCTCAATATCTTCGCACTCTTCTTTAACTTCCTCTGTTGGCTCGTTCTCATTGTCAGAGTCTATAACATCATTTGAAGTGGTATAAATCTCATCTTCAAAATCTTCAACCTCTTCGCTCTTTTGACTCTCTTCAACATCATCCACTTCCTCTTCGTTTTGTGTTGTATCTATTTTATACTCAACAACATCTTCATCCGGGCAAAGAGCTTTATAAATTTCAGAACACTTTTCAACAGCAAGTTCTTTAAGAATTTGCGGAGTGTTGTTGCCACTATCCTTAATAACAACTAAAAGGTCCGATAACTGTCTTAGTTTATCGATAATCTCTTTTGAAACAGTGTTCATAGGTCTTTTATTAGAAAGTTAAGAATTAATATTCAAAAGTTCCGAATTCAGATTTTATGATAAGTTCTTTTTTCTCCGAAGCCTCAACACGTCCCACAATTTGAGCATCAATATTGAAACTCTTGCTTATAGCAATAACCTCTTCAGCGTACTCAGGACTTAGATATATCTCCATGCGGTGTCCCATATTGAACACTTTGTACATCTCTTTCCAATCAGTACCCGATTGCTCTTGAATGGTTTTGAATAGAGGAGGAACAGGGAATAAGTTATCTTTAACCACTCTAACGTTATCAACAAAGTGAAGAACTTTTGTTTGAGCACCACCAGAACAATGTACCATACCATGAATTTTAGAACGCATAGCATCTAAAATCTTCTTTATAACAGGAGCGTATGTGCGTGTTGGTGATAACACCATCTTGCCTGCATCAATATCCAATCCCTCAATTGCATCGGTAAGTTTCAATCCACCTGAATAAACCAAATCATCAGGAACAGCGGCGTCGTAACTCTCAGGATACTTCTCTGCGAGATATTTTGAGAATACATCATGACGAGCCGAGGTAAGACCATTGCTACCCATACCGCCATTATACTCTTTTTCGTATGTTGCTTGTCCGTATGATGATAAACCGACAATTACATCGCCCGGTTGAATATTGTGATTTGATATAACATCACTTCTCTTCATTCTGCAAGTAACAGTACTGTCAACAATAATAGTTCTAACCAAGTCGCCAACATCGGCAGTTTCGCCACCAGTTGCGTATGCGTTAACACCAAGTTCACGCAACTCAGCAAGAAGTTCATCAGTACCGTTTATAATAGCCGATATAACCTCGCCGGGGATAAGAAGTTTATTTCTTCCAATAGTAGAAGATACCAAAATATTATCAGTAGCACCAACGCAAAGAAGGTCATCAATATTCATAATCAAAGCATCTTGAGCAATACCTTTCCAAACCGAAATATCTCCGGTCTCTTTCCAATATAGGTATGCTAATGAAGATTTTGTACCGGCACCGTCAGCGTGCATAATGTTACAATACTCATCATCACCACCTAAAATATCGGGAATGATTTTACAGAATGCTTTTGGGAAAATACCCTTATCAATATTTTTAATTGCGTTATGTACATCCTCTTTCGATGCTGAAACTCCACGAAGGTTATATCTTTGGTCGCTCATAATATTTAGTGAACTTATTTTAGTTTTATAAATTAATCTTGTGATGTATATTTTTGAAGACGGCTAATATATTTGCCAATAATATCAAATTCAAGGTTTACAACTGTGCCAACTTTGAAAGTATGAAAGTTAGTATTCTCAAAAGTGTAAGGTATGATAGCAACACTGAATGAGTTGTCGCAACTATTACAAACAGTAAGGCTGACACCAT
Coding sequences within:
- a CDS encoding phosphoribosylformylglycinamidine cyclo-ligase, encoding MSDQRYNLRGVSASKEDVHNAIKNIDKGIFPKAFCKIIPDILGGDDEYCNIMHADGAGTKSSLAYLYWKETGDISVWKGIAQDALIMNIDDLLCVGATDNILVSSTIGRNKLLIPGEVISAIINGTDELLAELRELGVNAYATGGETADVGDLVRTIIVDSTVTCRMKRSDVISNHNIQPGDVIVGLSSYGQATYEKEYNGGMGSNGLTSARHDVFSKYLAEKYPESYDAAVPDDLVYSGGLKLTDAIEGLDIDAGKMVLSPTRTYAPVIKKILDAMRSKIHGMVHCSGGAQTKVLHFVDNVRVVKDNLFPVPPLFKTIQEQSGTDWKEMYKVFNMGHRMEIYLSPEYAEEVIAISKSFNIDAQIVGRVEASEKKELIIKSEFGTFEY